Proteins found in one Zea mays cultivar B73 chromosome 1, Zm-B73-REFERENCE-NAM-5.0, whole genome shotgun sequence genomic segment:
- the LOC100274964 gene encoding plant intracellular Ras-group-related LRR protein 4, giving the protein MGTALDAAAFGSVDGVVGEIMRLHRALPARPAPEEAEAAEALVRAADREERARLDAAARLRRPPAVPDELFGVALEMHRALAAFHCREQKRDAARLLELDALHGLFDDLIQRASQCVPSSSGSSSTRAAPRVAAATTAAASSSFAAASSSAVAADSGAHRYSSMEPNGFSAPRMVTGMGRVSMDDSYVKKAKAAVWDDRVVASSSHMPRGAVSANSVATPVDGGYGDDNQKLTLIKLASMIEVAAKKGARDLNLQGKLMNQIEWLPDSIGKLTGLVTLDISENRILALPEAIGMLSSLAKLDLHANRIAQLPESIGDLSNLIYLDLRGNQLASLPASLGRLVKLEELDVSANHLTSLPDSIGSLTRLKKLIAETNDLDELPYTIGNCVSLVELRVGYNHLKALPEAVGKLESLEVLSVRYNTIRGLPTTMASLTKLKEVDASFNELESIPENFCFVTSLIKLNVGNNFADLQSLPRSIGNLEMLEELDISNNQIRVLPDSFGNLQRLRVLRAEENPLQVPPRDVALKGAQAAVQYMAEYVAKKATRSQPMKTKKTWAQFCFFSRPNKRKHDRIDTAS; this is encoded by the exons ATGGGGACCGCGCTCGACGCGGCGGCCTTCGGGTCGGTGGACGGCGTGGTGGGCGAGATCATGCGGCTGCACCGCGCCCTGCCGGCGCGCCCGGCGCCGGAGGAGGCGGAGGCCGCCGAGGCGCTGGTGCGCGCCGCCGACCGCGAGGAGCGGGCGCGCCTCGACGCCGCCGCGCGCTTGCGCAGGCCGCCCGCCGTGCCCGACGAGCTCTTCGGCGTCGCCCTCGAGATGCACCGCGCGCTCGCCGCCTTCCACTGCCGCGAGCAGAAGCGcgacgccgcgcgcctcctcgagCTCGACGCGCTCCACGGCCTCTTCGACGACCTCATCCAGCGCGCGTCGCAGTGCGTGCCGTCCAGCTCCGGCTCCAGCTCCACCCGCGCCGCGCCCCGCGTCGCCGCTGCGACCACCGCTGCCGCCTCGTCTTCCTTCGCAGCCGCGTCGTCATCGGCGGTGGCCGCTGACAGCGGCGCTCACCGCTACTCGTCGATGGAACCTAATGGGTTCAGCGCGCCGAGGATGGTGACCGGCATGGGGCGCGTCTCCATGGACGACAGCTACGTCAAGAAGGCCAAGGCCGCAGTGTGGGACGACAGGGTTGTGGCGTCGAGCTCCCATATGCCGCGAGGAGCAGTTTCTGCAAACTCCGTGGCGACTCCTGTGGACGGCGGCTATG GAGATGACAACCAGAAATTGACCCTCATTAAGCTAGCTAGCATGATTGAAGTGGCTGCAAAGAAAGGCGCTCGCGATCTCAACCTGCAAGGCAAACTCATGAACCAGATCGAGTGGCTCCCTGATTCAATTGGAAAGCTCACTGGACTTGTCACCCTTGACATTTCGGAGAATCGGATCTTGGCCTTGCCGGAAGCAATTGGGATGCTTTCTTCTTTGGCCAAGCTTGACCTTCACGCTAACAGAATTGCTCAGCTTCCCGAGTCGATTGGGGATCTTTCCAACCTGATATATCTCGACCTTAGGGGCAATCAGCTTGCATCATTGCCGGCCAGTCTTGGTAGGCTGGTGAAGCTTGAGGAGCTTGATGTGAGTGCAAACCATCTTACCTCACTCCCCGACTCAATAGGAAGCCTTACACGCCTGAAGAAGTTGATCGCCGAGACAAACGACCTTGATGAGCTGCCATACACTATCGGCAATTGTGTGTCACTGGTGGAACTGCGGGTAGGATACAACCACCTCAAGGCCCTCCCGGAGGCCGTCGGAAAGCTAGAGTCTCTGGAGGTCCTCTCTGTGCGATACAACACTATTAGGGGCCTTCCAACAACAATGGCATCTCTCACAAAGCTGAAGGAGGTTGATGCAAGTTTTAATGAGCTCGAGTCTATTCCCGAGAACTTCTGCTTCGTCACTTCTCTTATCAAACTAAACGTCGGGAATAATTTCGCTGACCTGCAATCCCTGCCTCGTTCCATTGGCAACCTTGAGATGCTGGAAGAGTTGGATATAAGCAACAATCAGATTAGGGTGCTTCCTGATTCTTTTGGAAACCTGCAGCGTCTCCGTGTGCTCCGCGCAGAAGAGAACCCTCTCCAAGTGCCACCAAGAGATGTAGCTTTAAAGGGAGCTCAG GCCGCTGTTCAATACATGGCTGAATATGTTGCCAAGAAAGCCACAAGGTCACAACCGATGAAGACAAAGAAGACCTGGGCTCAGTTCTGCTTTTTCTCCCGGCCTAACAAAAGAAAGCACGACCGAATAGACACCGCGTCGTGA
- the LOC103642143 gene encoding pentatricopeptide repeat-containing protein At2g03880, mitochondrial: protein MNSLFKRLPRKRVAATRRSSRRVHAQPRPHPSLTTFSRLCVEGPLPAALALLSELAAAGLRADPVSLTRLVKLCVRHGTADHGRLIHRHVEAHGPLPHDGAGGLFVSNSLASMYAKFGLLDDALRMFDGMPVRNVVTWTTVVAALASADGRKQEALRFLVAMRRDGVAPNAYTFSSVLGACTTPGMLTAVHASTVKAGLDSDVFVRSSLIDAYVKLGDLDGGRRVFDEMVTRDLVVWNSIIAGFAQSGDGVGAIELFMRMKDAGFSSNQGTLTSVLRACTGMVMLEAGRQVHAHVLKYDRDLILHNALLDMYCKCGSLEDADALFHRMPQRDVISWSTMVSGLAQNGKSVEALRVFDLMKSQGVAPNHVTMVGVLFACSHAGLVEDGWHYFRSMKRLFGIQPEREHHNCMVDLLGRAGKLDEAVEFIHGMSLEPDSVIWRTLLGACRMHKNASLAAYAAREILKLEPDDQGARVLLSNTYADLRQWTDAEKPWKAMRDRGMRKEPGRSWIELEKRVHVFIAGDLSHPCSDTIIQELNRLIGRIKSLGYVPQTEFVLQDLPTEQKEDLLKYHSEKMAIVFGTMHAVDGKPIRIMKNLRICGDCHAFAKLVSKSEGRVIVIRDPVRFHHFQDGACSCGDYW, encoded by the coding sequence ATGAACTCCTTGTTCAAACGCCTCCCTCGCAAGCGCGTTGCCGCCACTCGCCGGAGCAGCCGCCGCGTCCACGCGCAACCGCGCCCGCACCCTTCCCTCACTACGTTCTCCCGCCTCTGCGTAGAGGGGCCGCTCCCAGCCGCGCTCGCGCTGCTCTCCGAGCTCGCCGCGGCGGGGCTCCGCGCGGACCCCGTCTCCCTCACCCGCCTCGTCAAGCTCTGCGTGCGCCACGGCACGGCAGACCACGGCCGGCTCATTCACCGCCACGTCGAGGCGCACGGGCCGCTGCCCCACGACGGCGCCGGCGGCCTCTTTGTCTCCAACTCGCTCGCCTCGATGTACGCCAAGTTCGGCCTGCTCGACGACGCGCTCAGGATGTTCGACGGAATGCCGGtgaggaacgtcgtcacctggacgaccGTCGTCGCGGCGCTGGCGAGCGCGGACGGGAGGAAGCAGGAGGCGCTCAGGTTCCTCGTGGCCATGCGGAGGGACGGGGTGGCGCCCAACGCCTACACGTTCTCGAGCGTCCTCGGCGCGTGCACCACGCCGGGGATGCTCACGGCGGTGCACGCGAGCACCGTCAAGGCAGGGCTGGACTCGGACGTGTTCGTGCGGAGCTCGTTGATCGACGCATACGTGAAGCTCGGGGACTTGGACGGCGGGAGGCGTGTGTTTGACGAGATGGTGACCAGAGATTTGGTCGTTTGGAACTCGATCATCGCTGGTTTTGCGCAGAGCGGAGATGGGGTCGGTGCGATCGAGCTGTTCATGAGGATGAAGGATGCCGGATTCTCGTCTAACCAGGGCACCTTGACCAGCGTCCTGCGGGCGTGCACGGGGATGGTCATGCTTGAAGCGGGGAGGCAGGTGCATGCCCATGTGCTCAAGTATGACAGGGACTTGATCCTGCACAATGCGCTCCTAGACATGTACTGCAAGTGCGGGAGCTTGGAGGATGCGGATGCCTTGTTCCACAGGATGCCACAGAGGGATGTGATCTCATGGAGCACCATGGTATCTGGTTTGGCGCAGAATGGGAAAAGCGTGGAGGCATTGAGGGTTTTTGACCTGATGAAATCTCAAGGTGTGGCACCGAACCACGTAACGATGGTTGGAGTACTCTTTGCCTGCAGCCATGCTGGTCTGGTGGAAGATGGCtggcactactttaggtccatgaagaggctctttggcattcaacCTGAGAGAGAGCACCACAACTGCATGGTCGATCTCCTTGGCCGAGCTGGGAAGCTCgatgaagccgtggaattcatccaTGGTATGAGCCTCGAGCCAGATTCAGTCATCTGGAGAACGCTCCTAGGAGCTTGCAGGATGCATAAAAACGCCAGTCTTGCAGCATACGCAGCCAGAGAAATACTTAAACTGGAGCCTGACGACCAAGGCGCTCGTGTGCTGTTGTCGAATACATATGCAGATCTGCGGCAGTGGACAGATGCTGAGAAGCCATGGAAAGCGATGAGGGACCGAGGCATGAGGAAAGAGCCAGGGCGAAGCTGGATCGAGCTGGAGAAACGTGTCCATGTGTTCATCGCTGGGGACCTATCACACCCGTGCTCCGACACCATAATTCAGGAGCTGAACCGGTTGATCGGAAGGATCAAGTCTCTTGGTTATGTTCCCCAGACAGAATTTGTGCTGCAGGACCTCCCGACCGAGCAGAAAGAAGACCTGCTGAAGTATCACAGCGAGAAGATGGCGATAGTGTTTGGGACGATGCATGCGGTGGATGGGAAGCctatcaggatcatgaagaacctGAGGATCTGTGGCGACTGCCACGCGTTCGCGAAGCTTGTCTCCAAGAGCGAAGGCAGGGTGATCGTCATCAGGGACCCTGTTCGGTTCCACCATTTCCAGGATGGAGCTTGCTCATGTGGTGACTACTGGTAG